In Helianthus annuus cultivar XRQ/B chromosome 3, HanXRQr2.0-SUNRISE, whole genome shotgun sequence, a single window of DNA contains:
- the LOC110927556 gene encoding uncharacterized protein LOC110927556 produces MQSWNVDLLNEDMDFSKIDWCKYIVHIIKRCKKVWVPRDISSYFRGAPTIFTLLYVDSVTCKGINEERTVLALEYWTSQRLQLREDMEIEQGGFGRGDFRGLFVAEESTNAEASEETNSEKTESEETEESGPGLTDPNSL; encoded by the exons ATGCAAAGCTGGAATGTTGACTTACTGAATGAAGATATGgacttctcaaagatagattgGTGCAAATATATTGTACACATTATCAAAAGATGTAAAAAGGTGTGGGTACCAAGGGACATTTCTTCGTACTTTCGCGGCGCACCAACTATTTTTACG CTCTTATATGTAGATAGTGTGACATGTAAAGGAATTAATGAAGAGCGAACAGTTTTAGCACTGGAATATTGGACATCGCAAAGGCTGCAGCTGAGAGAAGACATGGAGATTGAACAAGGGGGGTTTGGAAGAGGAGATTTCAGGGGGTTATTTGTTGCTGAAGAAAGTACTAATGCTGAGGCAAGTGAAGAAACCAACTCCGAGAAAACAGAAAGTGAAGAAACTGAAGAAAGTGGACCAGGTTTGACAGATCCAAACAGCTTGTAG